Proteins encoded by one window of Anticarsia gemmatalis isolate Benzon Research Colony breed Stoneville strain chromosome 15, ilAntGemm2 primary, whole genome shotgun sequence:
- the fuss gene encoding SKI family transcriptional corepressor fussel isoform X2 has protein sequence MEATNLALSPRDSLKPREHKSMQLNGKPNQVGTVLLYGVPIVSLVIEGVERLCLAQISNTLLKQFSYNEIHNRRVALGITCVQCTPVQLEILRRAGAMPVSSRRCGMITRREAERLCKSFLGDNAPPRLPDDFAFAVHHECAWGCRGAFLPARYNSSRAKCIKCAYCGLFFSPNKFIFHSHRVGPGDKYVQPDAANFNSWRRHMKLSGSPPEEVVHAWEDVKAMFNGGTRKRMLSAARRVPIRRPESESSGEAKRPTASPPSAHAPVPRLADYVWGARLPLPYAIPWLKPTLWTPGALTALSSVNSIEEPRAFRPVRNHRLDSPQLSPVMSPPRSPNRSRSPLTSSPRRSPLTRSPLRSPPPSSPARSPKSDRDSDESVDIETTEEDQPRDVPCSWPCTSVPTPRPEESCWSGLVPKVERDDEARVEPWRLPDLRPSIHYMHDRDRDCVACVAPLPLLPPPAPAPH, from the exons atggAAGCTACAAATTTGGCGCTCTCTCCGAGAGACTCCCTGAAACCGAGGGAACACAAATCAATGCAGTTAAATGGCAAACCAAATCAG GTGGGAACAGTACTACTCTACGGCGTACCAATAGTTTCTCTAGTGATCGAAGGTGTGGAGCGCCTTTGCCTCGCGCAGATATCGAACACGTTACTGAAACAGTTCTCGTACAATGAGATCCACAATCGTCGGGTAGCTCTCGGCatcacttgtgtgcagtgtacGCCGGTACAGTTGGAAATATTGAGGAGAGCTGGCGCCATGCCTGTGTCGTCAAGGCGATGTG GTATGATAACACGGCGGGAGGCTGAACGTCTTTGTAAGTCATTCCTGGGTGACAACGCTCCCCCGAGGTTACCGGATGACTTTGCGTTTGCAGTTCACCACGAATGTGCCTGGGGTTGTCGAGGTGCTTTCTTACCAGCCAG GTACAATTCGTCTCGGGCAAAATGCATCAAGTGCGCATACTGCGGGCTTTTCTTCTCGCCAAACAAATTCATATTTCACTCTCACCGGGTCGGGCCTGGTGACAAATACGTCCAACCTGACGCAGCTAACTTTAATTCATGGAGAAGACACATGAAACTCAGTGGCAGCCCACCAGAGGAGGTAGTGCACGCTTGGGAAGATGTTAAGGCTATGTTCAACGGAGGAACGAGAAAGAGGATGCTGTCTGCCGCTAG AAGAGTGCCAATTCGCAGGCCTGAGTCCGAGAGTAGCGGTGAAGCGAAGAGGCCCACGGCCAGTCCACCGAGTGCCCATGCCCCGGTGCCTCGCCTCGCCGACTATGTGTGGGGAGCTAGGCTGCCTTTACCTTACGCGATACCCTGGCTCAAGCCTACCTTGTGGACACCCg GTGCACTAACGGCGTTGAGCAGCGTGAATTCGATAGAAGAGCCCCGAGCTTTCCGTCCAGTGAGGAATCATCGCCTGGATTCGCCACAGTTGTCTCCTGTCATGTCACCTCCACGGTCACCTAACAG GTCTCGATCGCCTTTGACGTCATCGCCCCGACGCTCGCCGCTTACGAGGTCGCCGCTGCGGTCACCACCGCCGTCATCACCTGCCCGATCACCCAAGAGTGATAGAGATAGTGATGAGAGTGTAGACATCGAGACCACTGAGGAGGACCAGCCGAGGGATGTG CCATGTTCGTGGCCATGCACCAGTGTGCCGACTCCCAGGCCTGAGGAGAGCTGCTGGAGCGGCCTCGTGCCCAAGGTCGAGAGAGACGATGAAGCGAGGGTCGAGCCCTGGCGTCTCCCAGATTTACGACCTTCTATCCATTATATGCATGATCGTG ATAGAGACTGCGTTGCATGCGTGGCCCCGCTGCCTCTACTTCCACCACCAGCGCCCGCGCCACATTAG
- the fuss gene encoding SKI family transcriptional corepressor fussel isoform X1: MEATNLALSPRDSLKPREHKSMQLNGKPNQVGTVLLYGVPIVSLVIEGVERLCLAQISNTLLKQFSYNEIHNRRVALGITCVQCTPVQLEILRRAGAMPVSSRRCGMITRREAERLCKSFLGDNAPPRLPDDFAFAVHHECAWGCRGAFLPARYNSSRAKCIKCAYCGLFFSPNKFIFHSHRVGPGDKYVQPDAANFNSWRRHMKLSGSPPEEVVHAWEDVKAMFNGGTRKRMLSAARRVPIRRPESESSGEAKRPTASPPSAHAPVPRLADYVWGARLPLPYAIPWLKPTLWTPGALTALSSVNSIEEPRAFRPVRNHRLDSPQLSPVMSPPRSPNRSRSPLTSSPRRSPLTRSPLRSPPPSSPARSPKSDRDSDESVDIETTEEDQPRDVQPCSWPCTSVPTPRPEESCWSGLVPKVERDDEARVEPWRLPDLRPSIHYMHDRDRDCVACVAPLPLLPPPAPAPH, encoded by the exons atggAAGCTACAAATTTGGCGCTCTCTCCGAGAGACTCCCTGAAACCGAGGGAACACAAATCAATGCAGTTAAATGGCAAACCAAATCAG GTGGGAACAGTACTACTCTACGGCGTACCAATAGTTTCTCTAGTGATCGAAGGTGTGGAGCGCCTTTGCCTCGCGCAGATATCGAACACGTTACTGAAACAGTTCTCGTACAATGAGATCCACAATCGTCGGGTAGCTCTCGGCatcacttgtgtgcagtgtacGCCGGTACAGTTGGAAATATTGAGGAGAGCTGGCGCCATGCCTGTGTCGTCAAGGCGATGTG GTATGATAACACGGCGGGAGGCTGAACGTCTTTGTAAGTCATTCCTGGGTGACAACGCTCCCCCGAGGTTACCGGATGACTTTGCGTTTGCAGTTCACCACGAATGTGCCTGGGGTTGTCGAGGTGCTTTCTTACCAGCCAG GTACAATTCGTCTCGGGCAAAATGCATCAAGTGCGCATACTGCGGGCTTTTCTTCTCGCCAAACAAATTCATATTTCACTCTCACCGGGTCGGGCCTGGTGACAAATACGTCCAACCTGACGCAGCTAACTTTAATTCATGGAGAAGACACATGAAACTCAGTGGCAGCCCACCAGAGGAGGTAGTGCACGCTTGGGAAGATGTTAAGGCTATGTTCAACGGAGGAACGAGAAAGAGGATGCTGTCTGCCGCTAG AAGAGTGCCAATTCGCAGGCCTGAGTCCGAGAGTAGCGGTGAAGCGAAGAGGCCCACGGCCAGTCCACCGAGTGCCCATGCCCCGGTGCCTCGCCTCGCCGACTATGTGTGGGGAGCTAGGCTGCCTTTACCTTACGCGATACCCTGGCTCAAGCCTACCTTGTGGACACCCg GTGCACTAACGGCGTTGAGCAGCGTGAATTCGATAGAAGAGCCCCGAGCTTTCCGTCCAGTGAGGAATCATCGCCTGGATTCGCCACAGTTGTCTCCTGTCATGTCACCTCCACGGTCACCTAACAG GTCTCGATCGCCTTTGACGTCATCGCCCCGACGCTCGCCGCTTACGAGGTCGCCGCTGCGGTCACCACCGCCGTCATCACCTGCCCGATCACCCAAGAGTGATAGAGATAGTGATGAGAGTGTAGACATCGAGACCACTGAGGAGGACCAGCCGAGGGATGTG CAGCCATGTTCGTGGCCATGCACCAGTGTGCCGACTCCCAGGCCTGAGGAGAGCTGCTGGAGCGGCCTCGTGCCCAAGGTCGAGAGAGACGATGAAGCGAGGGTCGAGCCCTGGCGTCTCCCAGATTTACGACCTTCTATCCATTATATGCATGATCGTG ATAGAGACTGCGTTGCATGCGTGGCCCCGCTGCCTCTACTTCCACCACCAGCGCCCGCGCCACATTAG
- the fuss gene encoding SKI family transcriptional corepressor fussel isoform X3 has translation MEATNLALSPRDSLKPREHKSMQLNGKPNQVGTVLLYGVPIVSLVIEGVERLCLAQISNTLLKQFSYNEIHNRRVALGITCVQCTPVQLEILRRAGAMPVSSRRCGMITRREAERLCKSFLGDNAPPRLPDDFAFAVHHECAWGCRGAFLPARYNSSRAKCIKCAYCGLFFSPNKFIFHSHRVGPGDKYVQPDAANFNSWRRHMKLSGSPPEEVVHAWEDVKAMFNGGTRKRMLSAARPESESSGEAKRPTASPPSAHAPVPRLADYVWGARLPLPYAIPWLKPTLWTPGALTALSSVNSIEEPRAFRPVRNHRLDSPQLSPVMSPPRSPNRSRSPLTSSPRRSPLTRSPLRSPPPSSPARSPKSDRDSDESVDIETTEEDQPRDVQPCSWPCTSVPTPRPEESCWSGLVPKVERDDEARVEPWRLPDLRPSIHYMHDRDRDCVACVAPLPLLPPPAPAPH, from the exons atggAAGCTACAAATTTGGCGCTCTCTCCGAGAGACTCCCTGAAACCGAGGGAACACAAATCAATGCAGTTAAATGGCAAACCAAATCAG GTGGGAACAGTACTACTCTACGGCGTACCAATAGTTTCTCTAGTGATCGAAGGTGTGGAGCGCCTTTGCCTCGCGCAGATATCGAACACGTTACTGAAACAGTTCTCGTACAATGAGATCCACAATCGTCGGGTAGCTCTCGGCatcacttgtgtgcagtgtacGCCGGTACAGTTGGAAATATTGAGGAGAGCTGGCGCCATGCCTGTGTCGTCAAGGCGATGTG GTATGATAACACGGCGGGAGGCTGAACGTCTTTGTAAGTCATTCCTGGGTGACAACGCTCCCCCGAGGTTACCGGATGACTTTGCGTTTGCAGTTCACCACGAATGTGCCTGGGGTTGTCGAGGTGCTTTCTTACCAGCCAG GTACAATTCGTCTCGGGCAAAATGCATCAAGTGCGCATACTGCGGGCTTTTCTTCTCGCCAAACAAATTCATATTTCACTCTCACCGGGTCGGGCCTGGTGACAAATACGTCCAACCTGACGCAGCTAACTTTAATTCATGGAGAAGACACATGAAACTCAGTGGCAGCCCACCAGAGGAGGTAGTGCACGCTTGGGAAGATGTTAAGGCTATGTTCAACGGAGGAACGAGAAAGAGGATGCTGTCTGCCGCTAG GCCTGAGTCCGAGAGTAGCGGTGAAGCGAAGAGGCCCACGGCCAGTCCACCGAGTGCCCATGCCCCGGTGCCTCGCCTCGCCGACTATGTGTGGGGAGCTAGGCTGCCTTTACCTTACGCGATACCCTGGCTCAAGCCTACCTTGTGGACACCCg GTGCACTAACGGCGTTGAGCAGCGTGAATTCGATAGAAGAGCCCCGAGCTTTCCGTCCAGTGAGGAATCATCGCCTGGATTCGCCACAGTTGTCTCCTGTCATGTCACCTCCACGGTCACCTAACAG GTCTCGATCGCCTTTGACGTCATCGCCCCGACGCTCGCCGCTTACGAGGTCGCCGCTGCGGTCACCACCGCCGTCATCACCTGCCCGATCACCCAAGAGTGATAGAGATAGTGATGAGAGTGTAGACATCGAGACCACTGAGGAGGACCAGCCGAGGGATGTG CAGCCATGTTCGTGGCCATGCACCAGTGTGCCGACTCCCAGGCCTGAGGAGAGCTGCTGGAGCGGCCTCGTGCCCAAGGTCGAGAGAGACGATGAAGCGAGGGTCGAGCCCTGGCGTCTCCCAGATTTACGACCTTCTATCCATTATATGCATGATCGTG ATAGAGACTGCGTTGCATGCGTGGCCCCGCTGCCTCTACTTCCACCACCAGCGCCCGCGCCACATTAG